The DNA sequence CCACGGGGTCCTTCGCGGTTACTGGAGCATCGTGGGCCTCGAGATCGGGCTGATGCTTCAGCTCGCCTTGGTGGCCGTCGGACTCGGCGCGGTGGTCACCAACTCCATCGTGGCGTTCCACGTCATCAAATGGCTCGGGGTGGCCTACCTGCTGTACCTGGCGGTGCGGCAGTGGCGGACTGCGGCGGTGGACCTGCGTGAGCGAGTCGGCCAGGGCGTCGACGGCGGCCGGACGGCGCTGCTGGTGCGCGGCTTCCTCGTCAACGCCACCAACCCTAAGGGGCTGGTGTTCTTCCTGGCGGTACTCCCCCATTTCGTCGTGCCCACCGCACCCTTGCTGCCGCAGTATCTGGCCATCGGCGCGACGATGACCGCGGTCGACCTGGTGGTCATGGGCCTCTACACCGCGATGTCGGTCCGGCTGGTGCACTGGCTGCACACCCCACGCCAACAGACGATCCTCAATCGCGTGTTCTCGGGCCTGTTCGCCGCCGCGGCGGTGGTGCTGTCGCTGGTCCGGCGCGGATCTCAAGCCGTCCCATGACGACGCGATGGCCATCCACCGGGATGAGGAGGGCGGGAGATCTCCGGATCGACCGCCGTGGTCACGCAGTCAGCGGCCCGGCCGCGACCTAGACGTCCAGCCCGACGTCGAGGACCCGCACCGAGTGGGTGAGCGCCCCGACGGCGAGGTAGTCGACACCGGTGCCCGCGTATTCGGCCGCGGTGTCGAGTGTCAGGCCGCCGGAGGACTCCAGCTTCGTCGCCGGCGAGCGGGAGTCGCGCCGCTGCACGGCGATCTGGGTCTGCCATACCGGGAAATTGTCGAGCAGCACCAGCTCGACACCCTCGGCGAGCACCTCGTCGAGTTGTTCGAGGGAGTCCACCTCAACCTCACAGGGCAGTCCCGGCGCGGCGGCCCGCACGGCCCGCAGCGCGGCGACGACAGAACCGGCCGCCGCGACGTGGTTGTCCTTGATCAGCGCCGCATCGCCGAGGCCCATGCGGTGGTTCTCCCCGCCGCCGACCCGCACGGCGTACTTCTGCAGCGCCCGCAGCCCCGGCAGGGTCTTGCGGGTGTCGCGGATCTTGGCGTTCGTTCCGGCCACGGCGTCCACCCACATCGCGGTCGCCGTCGCGATCCCCGACAGGTGCGACACCAGGTTGAGCATGGTGCGTTCGGCGGTGAGCAGACCACGGGTCGGCGCCTGCAGGGTCAGCAGCGCCGCGCCCGGTTCGAGCCGGGTGCCGTCCTCGACACGGTCGACGACGCGGTAGCCCTCGGACCCGATCACCTCGTCGAGCACCAGCAGCGCCAGATCGACGCCGGCGGCCACCCCGGGCTCGCGGGTGCGCATCGACGCGGTGGTGGTCGCGTCTGCCGGCACCGTCGCCTGCGTCGTGACGTCCGGGCCGTATCGCAGATCCTCGTCGAGCGCGCGCGTGACCACCGCCCGCGCCTCGGCGATCTGCAGTTCCGACAGTTGTCTCAGCAGCACGCGACGGCCCTCACCTTCAGTCCCACGTGTCCGTTCTCGTCGAGGTCGACGACACCGCTGACCGCCTGGGCGGGATCGGTGTCGGGATGGTCGCCGCGGTGATGGCAGCCCCGCGACTCGGCCCGCTGCAGCGCGGAGAGCGCCACCGCCCGCGCGGTGAGCGTGAGGGCGGCGTCCTCCAGGTCGGTGCGGGTCCGAAGCGGGCGGGTGGCCGATGCGCCGAGCACGCCGCGCAGGCGGGTCAGCCCGTCGGCGTCGCGCACCACGGAGGCGTCGCGGCTCATCGCCGCCTGCAGCTCCCGGCGTCCGAGCACCTCGGCGGTCAGGCGGGCGGGGGCGACGGCGCGACTCGGGCCGGCGGCGACGGCGTGTTCGGCGGCACCACGCCCCGCACGGCCGCCGACGACCAGCCCCTCGAGAAGGCTGTTGGAGGCCAGCCGGTTGGCGCCGTGCATCCCGGTGCGCGCGACTTCCCCAGCGGCGAAGAGGCCGGGCAGCGCGGTCCGGCCGTCCAGGTCGGTGACGACGCCGCCACAGCTGTAGTGCGCGCCCGGCACGACCGGGATGGGCTGACGCGCGGGATCCACACCGGCCCGCCGGCACGCCGCGGTAACCGTCGGGAAGCGCCGGGCGACGTCCGGCACGCAGCGGGCGTCGAGGTAGACGCAGGAATCCCCGGTGGCTTTCAGCCGCGCGTCGATGGCGCCGGCGACCACGTCGCGCGGTGCCAGGTCCCCCATCGGGTGCACTCCCGCGGTGACCGGATCACCGTGAGCGTCGACGAGTTTCGCTCCTTCGCCGCGGAGCGCCTCGGTGACCAGCGGCCGCCGTCCCCCGGCGGGTCCGTCGAACAGCATGGTCGGATGGAACTGGATGAACTCGACGTCGGCGACCGCCGCCCCGGCCCACAGCGCGAGTGCGACCCCGTCGCCGGTCGACGCCTCCGGGTTGGTGGTGGCCGCGTACAGGTGGCCGAGCCCGCCGGTCGCGAGGACGACCGCGGGTGCGTGGACGATGCCGAGACCGTCCTCGCTGAGCACCAGCACGCCCGTCACCGCGGTGTCGTCGCGCAGGACCCGGACCGCGACGTGGTTGCGGCGGATGTCGAGCACCCGCGCCGCATCGTCGAGCGCGCGCTGCACCTCAGCCCCGGTGGCGTCGCCGCCCGCATGGATGATCCGGCGCCGCGAATGGCCGCCCTCGCGGGTCAGCGCCCAGCGGCCCGGTGCGGCCTCGTCGAAGCGGGCGCCGTCGCCGACGAGGTCCCGTACGGCGCGGTACCCGTCGGCGACGATCGAGTGCACCGCCTCGGCGTCACACAGCCCACCGCCCGCGGCGACCGTGTCGGCGACGTGCGCATCCACCGAATCCCCGTCGTCGCGCACACCCTGGGGCAGCACCACGGCGATCCCGCCCTGGGCGTATCCGGTGGCCGTCGACCCCGCCTTGCTGAGCACCATGACCTTGCGGCCGCGGCGCTGCGCGGCGAGTCCGGCGACCAGGCCGGCGACGCCGGTCCCGATCACCACGACATCGGCACGCTGCTGCCAATGCGTGGAGCCGCCGCAGCCGCCAGGGCCGGTCATTCTCCGCCGCCGGGGTGCCCGATCTCGATCATCCGCTGGACGCTGCGCCGGGCCAGCCGGGCGGTCTCGGGATCGACGTCGACCTCGTCGGTGCCGTCGGTCAGGCAGCGCAGCAGGGTGGCCGGGGTGATCATCTTCATGTACCGGCAGGACGCCCGGTCGTTGACCGCCCGGAAGTCGATCTCCGGAGCGGCGCGACGCAACTGGTGCAGCATCCCGACCTCGGTGGCGACCAGTACCTGGGTGGCCCGGCTCTCCCGGGCGGCGTCGAGCATGCCCCCGGTCGACAGGATCTTGACCCGTTCCTCGGGGAAGGCGCCTTCACCGGCGAGGTAGAGGGCCGAGGTCGCGCATCCGCACTCGGGGTGCACGAACAGCTCGGCGTCCGGATGGGCGCGGGCCTGTTCGGCGAGCTCGTCGCCGTTGATACCGGCGTGCACGTGGCACTCACCGGCCCAGATGTGCATATTCGTGCGGCCCGTGACGCGGCGGACGTGGGCGCCGAGGAACTGGTCGGGGCAGAACAGCACCTCGCGGTCCGCGGGGATGGAGGCCACCACCTCGACGGCGTTCGACGACGTGCAGCAGATGTCGGTCTCGGCCTTCACCGCGGCGGTCGTGTTGACGTAGGAGACGACGACCGCGCCGGGGTGTTCGGCCTTCCACTCCCGCAACTCCTCTGCGGTGATGGAGTCGGCCAGCGAGCATCCGGCGCGCGCGGTCGGGATCAGCACGGTCTTGTCCGGCGACAGGATCTTCGCCGTCTCGGCCATGAAGTGCACACCGCAGAAGACGATGGTGTCCTCCGGCGCCTCGGCCGCGATCCGCGAGAGCGCCAGCGAATCGCCCACGTGGTCGGCGACGTCCTGGATCGCGGGTAGCTGGTAGTTGTGCGCGAGCACGGTCGCCCCGCGCTGCCGGGCCAGCCGGCGGATCTCGGCGGCCCACTCCGCGGTGGGCGCGATGTCGTCGCCGAACTCGGCCGGGAACGTCTCGTCAAGCAGCGTCACGGCGCACTCCCTCGGTGTCGATCCGGTTTTCGACTTACAATCGAAAACATGCCACATACTAGCACCGCGCACGAAGTGCTCGCCGTTGTGTTCCAGGTTCGCGGTGTGGCCCCCGGTGACCCGGGACACCCGGCCCTGCACGTCCTGCTCTGGCAGCGCGCGCTGGATCCGCAGCGCGGCCGGTGGTCGCTGCCGGGCGGCCGCCTGGGCCATGACGAGGACCTCACCACCTCGGTGCGCCGTCAACTGGCCGAGAAGGTGGACCTGCGTGAAGTTGCCCACCTGGAACAACTGGCGGTGTTCTCCGACCCGGCCCGCGTTCCCGGGACCCGGACCATCGCGTCGACGTTCCTCGGGCTGGTGCCCTCACCCGCCACCCCGACGCTGCCCGCCGACACCCGCTGGCATCCGGTGGCCGAACTGCCCGACATGGCCTTCGACCACCGCCCGATGGTCGAACACGCCCACAGCAGGCTGGCCGCCAAACTGTCCTACACCAACATCGGATTCGCGCTCACTCCAACGGAATTCGCCTTGTCGACCCTACGGGACATCTACGGTGCGGCGCTGGGCTATCAGGTGGACGCCACCAACCTGCAGCGGGTGCTCGAACGCCGCAACGTGATCACCAGGACCGGATCCACCGCCCGTTCGGGACGCGCCGGGGGCCGGCCGCCCGCGCTGTACCGGTTCACCGAGTCGCACTACCGGGTGACCGACGAGTTCGCCGCGCTTCGCCCGCCCGGGTGAGGCGAGTGGAATCTCATAGACCTCTTAAGTAGCCTTGGCCGGATGAACGTGGGCAGCGTGGCGCGGGAGACGGGCGCCGAGTGGATCGGGCAGCCGCACCACGAGGACGTCGTCCGCGGATCCCGTCCTGCCGTCCCGGCCAAGGACCCGTTCTACGAACCGCCAAGCGGATTCGAACACGCCCGTCCCGGCACGGTCCTGCGCTCGCGCGACGTGGAGCTCGCGTTCATGGGGCTCATTCCGCAGCGGTTCCGCGCCACCCAGCTGCTGTACCGCACGACCGACTTCCGGGGTGACCCGCAGGCCACGGTCACGACGGTGATCGCGCCCACCCAGCGGGACCCGAAGAAGCCGTGCCCGATCGTGTCCTACCAGTGTGCGATCGACGCGATCGCGGGGCGCTGCTTCCCCTCCTACGCCTTGCGGCGAGGCGCCAAGGCGGTCGGTGCGCTGGCCCAGGCCGAATTCCTGCTCGTCGCCGCCGCACTTGCCGAGGGCTGGGCCGTGTCGGTCCCCGACCACGAGGGCCGCAACGGCATCTGGGGCGCACCGCACGAACCCGGTTACCACGTGCTCGACGGAGTCCGGGCCGCGATGAACAGCGACCGGCTGGGACTGTCGGCCGAGGCACCCGTGGGCCTGTGGGGCTACTCCGGTGGCGGCCTGGCCACCGCGTGGGCGGCGGAGACGTGCGCGGACTACGCCCCCGAACTCAACATCGTCGGCGCCGTCCTCGGGTCCCCCGTCGCCGATCTCGGCAACGCCTTCCGCCGGCTCAACGGCAGCTTCTACTCGGGTCTGCCCGCGATGGTCGTGGCCGCGCTGACGCAGACCTATCCCGACCTCGACCGGGTGATCCAGGAACACGCGACCGACACCGGCAAGGCGATGCTGCTGCGCATCGAGAAGATGACCACCGCCCACGCGGTGCTGCGGTGGATCGGCATGGACATGGGCAAGCTGGTCGACAAGCCGCTCGAGGACATCCTGCAGACCCCCGAGGTGCAGCACGTCTTCGACAGCATCAAGCTGGGCACCGCGACACCCACTCCGCCGGTGCTGATCGTGCAGGCCGTGCACGACAAGATCGTCTCGGTCGACGACATCGACGCGCTGATCGACACCTACAGCAGCGGCGGCGCGCACGTCACCTACCACCGTGACATGTTCAGCGAGCACATGCTGCTGCACCCGATGTCGGCGCCGATGACGCTGCGCTGGCTGCGGGACCGGTTCGCCGGCCGGCCGTTGAGCGAACACCTCGTCCGCACCAAGTGGCCGACGCTGCTCAACCCGTCGACCTACCGCGGCATGCTCCGGCTTGCCGTGATCAGTGCGAAGGTGATTGCGGGCCGACGGGTTGAGCGCCGTCCGCTGTCACAGTTCGACCGCTGAACGCCGGGAACTCCTGCGGCGGCCAGCCGCCGAGGTCGTCGCGCGAGGTCGCGACCGCGCACATCGCGTAGACCAGGGCGCCGATGGCGGCCGGGAACACCAGCGTGCACGCGATCTGCAGCGGGCTGTGCCCGAAGAACACCGCGGGCGCCTCGATCACGTAGTGCACCCGATGCTCCGGTGTGACCGGGGCGGCGGCCACGTCGACCGCCTCGTAGCGCATCCGCATCAGCACCGCGCCCACCCCGGCCGCCACCGCGGCGCCCGCCGCGCTGCCGGCCGCCAGCGCGGTGACGAGCACCGGCCCGCGGTGCGCGCGCCACTGCCACAACCACACCGCCGCCACGACGGCGACGACCGTCAGCATCCCGACGAACAGGGCCGCCGCGGTGAAGAAATGGTCGGCCTCACCGCCCAGATAGGCCCGGACCCGGTCACCGGCGCGGGTCAGCGCGACGACGCCGTGCACCGGCGGGGCGAGCACCGACCACAGCGTGCCGGTCAGCGCGCCGGCCACCACCAGCCCGGCCACGGTGGTCAACGCGGCCCGGCGACGCGAAACCCTCGGCGGTACACCGTCAGCGGCCGCCTCATCGATTGCCGGTGCGTCGTTCACCGCATCAGAACTCAACGCTGTGTCTCCAGGTCCTTGGAATCGACGACTCCGTGCCGCGAACACTTCGCCCACCAGCCGTCCGGGCGCACTTGCACCACCATTCTGCGGCCGCAGTCGGCGCAGAACCGGGGCGGTTCCAACCCCAGCTGGGCCGCGGTGGGGACGGTTGTCCCCGCCGCTTCACTGTTGCACACGCCGGTGTAGACGTTGTAGCGGCCGGCGCTCACGGGCGCGGGCAGGTCGGCCGTCATCTACAGGCTGGCGTTGAGCGCCTTGATCGGCATCTGCAGATCGTCGAGCAGTTCGAGATCGGCCTCCGCCGGCCGCCCGAGGGTGGTGAGGTAGTTGCCGACGATCACGGCGTTGATACCGCCGAGGATGCCCTTCTTGGCGCCGAGGTCACCGAGGGTGATCTCCCGGCCGCCCGCGAAGCGCAGCATCGTGCGGGGCAGCGCGAGCCGGAAGGCCGCGACGGCCTTGAGCGCCTCCGACGCGGGCAGCACCTCCAGGTCACCGAACGGGGTGCCCGGGCGCGGGTTGAGGAAGTTCAACGGGACCTCGTGGGGATCGAGTTCGGCGAGGTTGGCGGCGAACTCGGCCCGCTGTTCGAGCGTCTCCCCCATGCCGAGGATGCCGCCGCAGCACACCTCCATCCCGGCGTCGCGAACCATCTGAAGGGTGTCCCACCGCTCTTCCCAGGTGTGCGTGGTGACCACGTTGGTGAAGAACGACCGCGCCGTCTCGAGGTTGTGGTTGTAGCGGTGCACGCCCATGTCCGACAGCCGCTGGACCTGCTCGGCGGTCAGCATGCCCAGCGAACACGCGATCTGGATGTCGACCTCGTTGCGGATCGCCTCGATACCGGCGGCGACCTGCGCCAGCAGCCGTTCGTCGGGTCCGCGGACCGCGGCGACGATGCAGAACTCCGTCGCGCCGGTCTTGGCGGTCTGCTTGGCGGCCTCCACGAGGCTCGGCACGTCGAGCCACGCGCTGCGCACCGGGGAGGCGAACAGTCCCGACTGCGAGCAGAAGTGGCAGTCCTCGGGGCAGCCACCGGTCTTGAGGCTGATGATGCCCTCGACCTCCACGTCGGGACCGCACCACGCCATGCGGACCTCGTGGGCCAGCGCCAGCAGATCGTCGAGGCGGTCGTCGGGCAGCTGCAGCACCTGCAGGGTCTGGTCCTGGTCGAGGCCGTGGCCGCGCTCCAGCACCTGTTCGCGCGCCACCGCCAGAATGTCGCTCACTCGATCAGCCTCCTCACCGACACGTGACTTGAACAGCGTTCAAGCTTGAACGCTGTTCAGGTTAAGCTAACGGCGTGCAACTGCACAAACACGACGTGGTCGAAGCGGCAACGGCGATTCTCGATGCGTACGGGATCGCCGATCTGACGATGCGTAGGCTCGCCCGCGAGCTCAACGTGTCCCCCGGCGCGCTGTACTGGCACTTCGCCAACAAACAGCAACTCCTGGGCGCCATCGCGGACCGCATCCTGCAACCGGCGCGCGAGGTGCCGGCCGCCGCCGACTGGCGCGGACGCATCGTCGCGGTGTGCACGGCGCTGCGCAACGCACTGCTGTCGCACACCGATGGCGCCGAACTCGTCTCGGCCAGCCTGGCCGCGGGGCAGTCGGAGGCCGCGGGCGACATCCTGGGCGCACTCTCCCGCGCCGCCGAGGACGCGGGCGTGCCCGCCGCCGAGGCGGAACTGGCCGCCCGCACCGTCGTCTACTACGTGCTGGGATTCACCGTCGACGAGCAGTCGAGGCTGCAGTGGGACTCCGCCGGCGTGTTGGACCCCGGTCAATCGGTGGCGGCGGTCGACCACGACCGCCGTTTCGGATTCGGTCTGCGGTTGCTGATCGACGGTCTCGGGGTCATCTCACCGGTCAGTTGATCGGATACTCGACACGGTTGTCGCCGTCCCAGTGGCGCAGGCCCACGATCCGGCAGCGGCGGTCGGCGGCCAGCCCGGGCACCGCCAGCGCCGCGGGCAGCTGTCCTGGCGGCACCCGGCGGGCCAGCGTGACGTGCGGCGTCCACTGACCGACAGCGGTGTGCGGCAGCGGAGCGCCGACGATGTGCGGCCGGCACACCCGGTCGACCTCGCGATGCAGCTCCAACAGCGACGCCGACGGGACGAGCAGCCGGACCAGGACCAGGGTGCGGGCGCCGAACAGCATCGGCGCGCCGATCAGTCCGTCGAACGGCAGCATCGGCAGCAGTGGGCGCAACGCGTCGTCCACCCCGTCGGTCATGTCGTCGGCGACCGTGAGGGTCACGTGGGGGCGGTTGCTGGGTGACCGGTTGGCGGCCTGGCTGCGCACGCCCGCCGCGGTGAGGCCGTCCCAGATCCGGCGCACGGCGGCATCGGTATCGGGGTCGAAGAGCAGCTCCACCGAGTGGACCATCTAGAGCAGGCCCGCGAGCCAGTTCGGGTCGAAGGCGGTGGCGCTGATCCTTTCGAAATCGGTGGCACTGACCGATCCCGCACCGGCGGGTAGGGCCGCGCGCACCGGAGCCAGCCGCGCCAGAGCGTCGCGGTTGTCGATCTCGGCGGCGCCCGGCTGGGCGGGCCAGGCGCCGATCACCAGCCCTGCGCACAGGATATGTTGTGCGGCAAGAGATTCCAGAGTCAGCGAGGTGTGGTTGAGGGTGCCGAGCTCGGGTGCGACGACCACCAGGACCTGGGCCCCCACCTCGGCGGCCACGTCGCGCAGCGTGACGCCGTCGCGGCCGAGTTCCACCAGCAGTCCGCCGGCGCCCTCCACCAGCGTCAGCCGTCCGGGTGCGTCGGCGCGCCGCACCAGGCCGATCAGTTCGGCGCGGGTCGGCAGGGCCGCGCCTGCGCGCTGGGCGGCCGCCACCGGCGCCAGCGGATCGGGATACCGCCATCCCGGGTACAGCGCGTCGACCCCGGCCAGCCGGGCGATCTCGGCGAGGTCGTCGTCGCCGGACCCGCCGACGGGCCCGGTGCCGGTCTGCACCGGTTTGCACACCGCGACGTCGACCCCGCTGAGGCGGGCGGCGCAGGCCAGCGCGGCCGTGGCGACGGTCTTGCCGATGCCGGTGTCGGTCCCGGTCACCACGAGCACGGTCATCTGCGGGCCACCCTCAGCACGTCGGCGAGTACCCGTCGGGCGGTGATCAATTCATCGGGTGTCAACGACGCCCTCGCGGTCAGCCGGAGCCGCGAAGTGCCCGCCGGCACCGTGGGCGGCCGGAAGCAGCCGACGCGCAGCCCCCGTTCGAGGCACGCGGTCGCGGCCGCCAGCGCCACCTCCGGTTCCCCGAGGACCACCGAGACGACGGCGGAGTCCGGCCGTTCGGCGACCCCGCACGTCTGCGCCAGCGCCGCGGCGTTGTCGAGTACCGTCCGGGCCCGCCACGGTTCGTCGGTCAGCACGTCGAGCGCCGCCCATGCCGCGCCGACCGCGGCCGGAGCCAACCCGGTGTCGAAGATGAAGGGGCGGGCGGCGTCGACGAGGTGGTCGCGGACCGCTGCCGGGCCGAGCACCACACCACCCTGGCTGCCGAGCGCCTTGGACAGTGTGGTGGTCATGACGATGTCCGGCGCGCCGGCCAGGCCCAGTTCCTCGAGCAGGCCGCGGCCCCCGTTCCCCCGGACCCCGAGGCCGTGGGCTTCGTCGACCACCAGCAGCGCGCCGTGGCGGCGGCACACGTCGTGCATCTCCCGCAGCGGCGCGAGCACCCCGTCGGCGGAGAAGACCGAATCGGTCACCACCACCGCTCGCTGTTCGTCGCGGGCGGTGAGCGCGGCCTCGATCGCGGTGACGTCGCGGTGCGGGGTGACGACGACGCGGGCCCGCGACAGCCGGCAGGCGTCGACCAGCGACGCGTGGGTCAGGGCGTCGGAGACCAGCAGCGACCCGGACCCGGACAGCGCGACCACGGCGCCGAGGTTGGCGGTGTAGCCGGAGGAGAACACCAGCGCGGCCTCCGCACCGGTGAATGCGGCCAACGCGCGTTCGAACCCCTCGTGCAGTTCGGTGTTGCCGGTGACCAGTCGTGAACCGGTCGATCCGGCGCCCCACTCGCGCAGCGCCCGCACTGCACCCTCGACGACCCGGGGATGCGTGGCCAGGCCGAGATAGTCGTTGGAGGCCAGGTCGACCGCAGGCCCGCTCGCCGGCCGGGCGTGCAGCGATCGACGCAGGCCGGCGGCGCGGCGCTGATCGGCGACCTCGTCGAGCCAGGCCAGTGGCGACAGACCAGCGCGTGTCACGGGGCGCCCTCCTGGTGAACACGTCGGTTGAACACGTCGGTGGAACCGACAATTGAACACGTCGGTGGAACCGACAATTGAACACGTCGGTGGAACCGACAATTGAACACGTCGGTGGAACCGACAATTGAACACCGTTCAGGCTAGTGCACGCGCGACACCGACCACCGCGGAGGTGATCTTGGCGATCTCGTCGGCGGTGCAGATGTAGGGCGGCATGACGTAGACGAGGTTGCGGAACGGGCGCAACCACACGCGGTGGCGCAGCGCGGCGGCGGTCGCCGTCGCCATGTCCACCGGACGGTCCAGCTCCACCACCCCGATGGCACCGAGCACCCGCACATCGGCGACTCCGGCCACGTCGCGCGCCGGCGCCAGACCGTCGGCCAGACCGTGTTCGATCTCCGCGATCGTGGCGCGCCAGTCCCCCGCGAGCAGCAGTTCGACCGCGGCCACGCCGACCGCGCAGGCCAGCGCGTTGGCCATGAACGTCGGACCGTGCATCAGCGCGCCCGCCTCGCCGGTGCTGATGGTGTGCGCGATCCGCGTGGTGCACAGCGTCGCGGCCAGCGTGAGGTAGCCGCCGGTCAGTCCCTTGCCCACACACATGATGTCGGGGCTGACGCCGACGTGGTCGGCGGCGAAGAGTTCGCCGGTGCGGCCGAATCCGGTGGCGATCTCGTCGAAGATCAACAGCACGCCGTGCCGGTCGCACAGCGTCCGCAGGTCGGTCAGGTAGCGCGGATCGTGGAACCGCATCCCGCCCGCACCCTGCACCACCGGTTCGACGATCACGGCCGCCACCTCGTCGGCATGCTCGGCCAGTTGCCGCTCGAACGCCGCCACGTAGTCCGGGTCGTACTCCCGCGGCACCGGCGGTGCGAACACCTGGCGCGTCAGCACATCGGTCCACAGCTCGTGCATCCCGCCGTCGGGGTCGCACACGCTCATCGGGGTGAACGTGTCGCCGTGGTAGCCGCCGCGCCACGTCATCAGGCGCGTCTTGGCGGGCCGGCCGGCGGCCCGCCAGTACTGCAGCGCCATCTTGGCCGCCACCTCGACCGACACCGACCCGGAGTCGGAGAAGAACACGGTGTCCAGACCCGCCGGGGTGATCTGCACCAGCAGCTGCGCCAGCCGGGCGGCGGGTTCGTGGGTGAGACCGCCGAACATGACGTGGTTCATGGTGGCCAGCTGGTCGGTGACGGCCTTGTCGAGCACGGGGTGGCCGTGGCCGTGGATGGCGGTCCACCAGGAGCTCATCGCGTCGATGACGTCGACCGGCGCCCCGTCGACCGGATCGGCGACGGTGATCCACACTCCCTTGGCGGCCAGCGCCACCACCGGTGGGACCGCGCCGGCGCCGATCGTGCTGTAGGGATGCCAGACGTGCGCGGCGTCGATGGCGCTGATCTGGTCGGGGGTCAACGCGGACACGGAGACCGACACTAACGCCCGCCGCGGCCCGGCGGGCAGACGATGCGCGGCATGAGGTGCGGGCCGATGTTCGGTAAATTAGCCGCCGACCATGATGACCCTCGCCCCCCACCGGCCGGCGGCTGCCACCGACCCGGATACCGTCCGGCCCACCGCGACGGGGATCCGGGCTTCGGGCTTCTACCGGCACGACCTCGACGGGCTACGGGGCATCGCGATCGCGCTCGTCGCGATCTTCCACGTCTGGTTCGGCAGGGTCTCCGGTGGCGTGGACGTCTTCCTCGCGCTGTCGGGCTTCTTCTTCGGCGGGCGGCTGCTTCGGGCGGTGCTCACCCCGGGCGCCTCGCTGCGGCCCGTCCCCGAGGTGACCCGGTTGGTGCGGCGGCTGTTGCCGGCCCTGGTGGTGGTGCTGGCCGCCTCCGCGGTTCTGACGATCCTCATCCAGCCGGAGACCCGGTGGGAGACCTTCGCCGACCAGAGCCTGGCGAGCCTCGGCTACTACCAGAACTGGGAACTGGCGATCACCGCGTCGGACTACCTGCGCGCCGGCGAGACGGTCAGCCCGCTGCAGCACATCTGGTCGATGTCGGTGCAGGGCCAGTTCTACCTGGCCTTCCTGGTGCTGATCTTCGGCTTCGCGGTGCTGTTGCGCCGGGTGCTGCGGCGCCATCTGCGCGCCGCCCTGGTGGTGCTGCTGACCGCGCTGACCGTCGCCTCGTTCGTCTACGCGATCATCGCCCACAACGACGATCAGGCCACCGCCTACTACAACAGCTTCGCGCGGGCGTGGGAGTTGCTGCTCGGCGCGCTGGCCGGCGCGCTGATCCCCTATGTGCGCTGGCCGATGTGGCTGCGCACCGTCGTCGCCACCGTCGCGCTGGCCGCCATCCTGTCCTGCGGGTGGTTCCTCGACGGGGTCAAGGAGTTCCCCGGACCGTGGGCGCTGGTGCCGGTGGGCGCCACCATCGCGTTCATCCTGTCGGCGGCCAACCGAGGCGGCGGCCCGTCGGGCGCCCGGCTGCC is a window from the Mycolicibacterium litorale genome containing:
- a CDS encoding LysE family transporter produces the protein MAWDLWLTFLGAAIMISVSPGAGAVQSMATGLNHGVLRGYWSIVGLEIGLMLQLALVAVGLGAVVTNSIVAFHVIKWLGVAYLLYLAVRQWRTAAVDLRERVGQGVDGGRTALLVRGFLVNATNPKGLVFFLAVLPHFVVPTAPLLPQYLAIGATMTAVDLVVMGLYTAMSVRLVHWLHTPRQQTILNRVFSGLFAAAAVVLSLVRRGSQAVP
- the nadC gene encoding carboxylating nicotinate-nucleotide diphosphorylase; this encodes MLLRQLSELQIAEARAVVTRALDEDLRYGPDVTTQATVPADATTTASMRTREPGVAAGVDLALLVLDEVIGSEGYRVVDRVEDGTRLEPGAALLTLQAPTRGLLTAERTMLNLVSHLSGIATATAMWVDAVAGTNAKIRDTRKTLPGLRALQKYAVRVGGGENHRMGLGDAALIKDNHVAAAGSVVAALRAVRAAAPGLPCEVEVDSLEQLDEVLAEGVELVLLDNFPVWQTQIAVQRRDSRSPATKLESSGGLTLDTAAEYAGTGVDYLAVGALTHSVRVLDVGLDV
- a CDS encoding L-aspartate oxidase; the protein is MTGPGGCGGSTHWQQRADVVVIGTGVAGLVAGLAAQRRGRKVMVLSKAGSTATGYAQGGIAVVLPQGVRDDGDSVDAHVADTVAAGGGLCDAEAVHSIVADGYRAVRDLVGDGARFDEAAPGRWALTREGGHSRRRIIHAGGDATGAEVQRALDDAARVLDIRRNHVAVRVLRDDTAVTGVLVLSEDGLGIVHAPAVVLATGGLGHLYAATTNPEASTGDGVALALWAGAAVADVEFIQFHPTMLFDGPAGGRRPLVTEALRGEGAKLVDAHGDPVTAGVHPMGDLAPRDVVAGAIDARLKATGDSCVYLDARCVPDVARRFPTVTAACRRAGVDPARQPIPVVPGAHYSCGGVVTDLDGRTALPGLFAAGEVARTGMHGANRLASNSLLEGLVVGGRAGRGAAEHAVAAGPSRAVAPARLTAEVLGRRELQAAMSRDASVVRDADGLTRLRGVLGASATRPLRTRTDLEDAALTLTARAVALSALQRAESRGCHHRGDHPDTDPAQAVSGVVDLDENGHVGLKVRAVACC
- the nadA gene encoding quinolinate synthase NadA; this translates as MTLLDETFPAEFGDDIAPTAEWAAEIRRLARQRGATVLAHNYQLPAIQDVADHVGDSLALSRIAAEAPEDTIVFCGVHFMAETAKILSPDKTVLIPTARAGCSLADSITAEELREWKAEHPGAVVVSYVNTTAAVKAETDICCTSSNAVEVVASIPADREVLFCPDQFLGAHVRRVTGRTNMHIWAGECHVHAGINGDELAEQARAHPDAELFVHPECGCATSALYLAGEGAFPEERVKILSTGGMLDAARESRATQVLVATEVGMLHQLRRAAPEIDFRAVNDRASCRYMKMITPATLLRCLTDGTDEVDVDPETARLARRSVQRMIEIGHPGGGE
- a CDS encoding NUDIX hydrolase, which translates into the protein MPHTSTAHEVLAVVFQVRGVAPGDPGHPALHVLLWQRALDPQRGRWSLPGGRLGHDEDLTTSVRRQLAEKVDLREVAHLEQLAVFSDPARVPGTRTIASTFLGLVPSPATPTLPADTRWHPVAELPDMAFDHRPMVEHAHSRLAAKLSYTNIGFALTPTEFALSTLRDIYGAALGYQVDATNLQRVLERRNVITRTGSTARSGRAGGRPPALYRFTESHYRVTDEFAALRPPG
- a CDS encoding lipase family protein → MNVGSVARETGAEWIGQPHHEDVVRGSRPAVPAKDPFYEPPSGFEHARPGTVLRSRDVELAFMGLIPQRFRATQLLYRTTDFRGDPQATVTTVIAPTQRDPKKPCPIVSYQCAIDAIAGRCFPSYALRRGAKAVGALAQAEFLLVAAALAEGWAVSVPDHEGRNGIWGAPHEPGYHVLDGVRAAMNSDRLGLSAEAPVGLWGYSGGGLATAWAAETCADYAPELNIVGAVLGSPVADLGNAFRRLNGSFYSGLPAMVVAALTQTYPDLDRVIQEHATDTGKAMLLRIEKMTTAHAVLRWIGMDMGKLVDKPLEDILQTPEVQHVFDSIKLGTATPTPPVLIVQAVHDKIVSVDDIDALIDTYSSGGAHVTYHRDMFSEHMLLHPMSAPMTLRWLRDRFAGRPLSEHLVRTKWPTLLNPSTYRGMLRLAVISAKVIAGRRVERRPLSQFDR